One window of Phycisphaeraceae bacterium genomic DNA carries:
- a CDS encoding LOG family protein has product MDPQKNNLNVELTGLVDTATSAPSGKNRLTSTTTEDPVVGELVDQILEAVGGKPGTPEYRLVRDLLVTGSKLLPDGRHTGELKLITAAVKEMRYAYRVFARYADPHKITIFGSARTPENHPDYKAAVEFSKLMSNAGWMAITGAGDGIMKAGHEGPGRAGSFGVAIRLPFEQQTNTVIAGDEKLIHFRYFFTRKLMFISQAEGVALFPGGFGTMDEAYETLTLVQTGKAAPMPIVCIEGEGGTYWKSWDAWVKSDLLKSGWISQEDLSLYYIAKDPTDAMNHVLAFYRNYHSSRYVKDDLVIRMRRPLSAKQVSELNGEFKVLIREGEISQRGAFETETDARELPRLVFTHTKHKMGVVRKLIDRINEMGG; this is encoded by the coding sequence GTGGACCCTCAAAAAAACAATCTAAACGTTGAACTCACAGGCCTTGTTGACACCGCGACTTCAGCTCCGTCAGGCAAGAACAGGCTGACCAGCACGACGACCGAAGACCCGGTCGTCGGAGAATTGGTTGACCAGATTCTCGAAGCGGTCGGAGGCAAGCCCGGCACCCCCGAGTACCGGCTCGTGCGCGACCTGCTCGTGACCGGAAGCAAGCTCCTTCCCGACGGTCGCCACACCGGCGAGCTCAAATTGATCACGGCCGCCGTGAAGGAGATGCGCTACGCCTATCGCGTCTTTGCCCGATACGCCGACCCGCACAAGATCACGATCTTCGGAAGCGCGCGGACACCCGAGAATCACCCGGACTACAAGGCCGCGGTCGAATTCAGCAAACTTATGAGCAACGCTGGCTGGATGGCCATCACCGGAGCCGGTGACGGCATCATGAAAGCCGGGCACGAGGGACCGGGAAGAGCCGGTTCATTCGGCGTCGCCATCCGGCTTCCCTTCGAGCAGCAGACAAACACGGTGATCGCGGGCGACGAAAAGCTCATTCACTTCCGATATTTCTTCACGCGCAAGCTGATGTTCATCAGCCAGGCCGAGGGAGTGGCGCTCTTTCCGGGCGGCTTCGGAACGATGGACGAAGCGTACGAAACGCTGACGCTCGTTCAGACCGGGAAAGCCGCTCCGATGCCGATCGTCTGCATCGAGGGCGAAGGCGGAACCTATTGGAAGAGTTGGGACGCCTGGGTCAAATCGGACCTGCTCAAGAGCGGCTGGATCAGCCAGGAAGACTTGAGCCTGTACTACATCGCGAAGGATCCGACCGACGCCATGAATCATGTGCTCGCGTTCTACCGCAACTATCACTCTTCGCGCTACGTCAAGGATGACCTTGTCATCCGCATGCGGCGACCCCTTTCCGCGAAGCAGGTCTCCGAACTCAACGGCGAATTCAAGGTTCTGATCCGCGAGGGTGAGATTTCGCAGCGGGGCGCCTTCGAAACAGAGACCGATGCGAGAGAACTGCCCCGTCTGGTTTTCACTCATACAAAGCACAAGATGGGCGTCGTCCGCAAACTGATCGACCGCATCAACGAAATGGGTGGCTGA
- the radA gene encoding DNA repair protein RadA — MAKLKTLFVCRSCGAVQNRWLGKCPDCGTWDSLEEASHDPNAARDPQAALVGAWTELTEPKGAEVESGAHARPIHDIADDEANVERMSSGIHELDRVLGKSRASAASSENAGVVPGSAVLVGGEPGIGKSTLLLQAAASMARHGTRVLYVSSEESASQVRQRAVRLGSQSEKELFLLSDTNLARIVEQARRVMPRVLVIDSIQMIYRSDVPAAPGSITQLRRCASELVYLAKKSGIAVMLVGHVTKDGQLAGPRLLEHLVDTVISFEGERYHQHRVVRAVKNRFGTTLEIGLFEMTGDGLREIPDSAGVSPVSGTEPRIGSVVCPVMSGSRCVLIEIQALTATGFLGAAKRKASGLDSNRLAMLIAVLEQHAGLRLADRDIFASSVGGLRVVDPASDLALLLAIASAQTRKAIDPATCAIGEVGLGGEIRGASQIDARLLEAARLGFKRALMAKSIGIHAPKNARLELVQVKNVDQAIEQLG; from the coding sequence GTGGCCAAACTCAAGACACTCTTTGTTTGTCGCTCGTGCGGCGCTGTGCAGAACCGCTGGCTTGGCAAATGCCCCGATTGCGGGACGTGGGACAGCCTCGAAGAGGCGTCGCACGATCCAAACGCGGCAAGGGATCCTCAGGCGGCGCTGGTCGGCGCGTGGACAGAACTCACCGAACCAAAGGGCGCCGAAGTTGAATCGGGCGCGCACGCCCGGCCGATTCACGATATCGCGGACGATGAGGCAAACGTTGAGCGGATGAGTTCCGGGATTCATGAACTGGATCGGGTTCTTGGAAAATCGCGAGCTTCGGCGGCATCGAGCGAGAACGCGGGTGTTGTGCCAGGATCGGCGGTCTTGGTGGGCGGGGAACCGGGAATCGGCAAGAGCACACTGTTGTTGCAGGCCGCGGCAAGCATGGCACGTCACGGCACTCGGGTTCTCTACGTCTCGAGCGAAGAGTCCGCCTCGCAGGTGAGGCAACGCGCAGTCCGACTCGGTTCGCAGAGCGAGAAGGAATTGTTCCTTCTGAGCGACACGAATCTTGCCCGGATCGTGGAGCAGGCGCGGCGTGTCATGCCGCGGGTTCTGGTTATCGATTCCATACAAATGATTTACCGGAGCGATGTGCCGGCGGCACCGGGGAGTATCACGCAGCTGCGCCGCTGCGCTTCGGAACTGGTCTATCTCGCAAAAAAGAGCGGCATCGCCGTGATGCTGGTCGGGCACGTGACGAAGGACGGGCAATTGGCGGGGCCTCGCCTGCTTGAGCATCTTGTAGACACTGTCATCAGTTTCGAAGGCGAGCGATACCACCAGCATCGCGTCGTGCGCGCCGTGAAGAATCGGTTCGGCACAACGCTGGAGATCGGGTTGTTCGAGATGACCGGGGACGGACTTCGCGAGATTCCGGACAGCGCCGGCGTTTCGCCGGTTTCGGGTACCGAGCCGCGGATCGGGAGCGTGGTCTGCCCGGTGATGTCTGGTTCGCGGTGCGTGCTGATCGAGATACAGGCACTGACCGCTACCGGGTTTCTTGGTGCCGCGAAGCGCAAGGCGAGCGGGCTGGACTCCAACCGCCTCGCGATGCTGATCGCCGTGCTCGAGCAGCACGCCGGTTTGCGGCTCGCGGACCGGGACATCTTTGCGAGCAGCGTCGGAGGATTGAGGGTGGTCGATCCGGCGAGCGATCTTGCGCTCCTGCTCGCGATCGCCTCCGCGCAGACGCGCAAGGCCATCGATCCGGCGACGTGCGCGATCGGAGAGGTGGGGCTCGGGGGTGAGATTCGGGGGGCTTCGCAGATCGATGCGAGATTGCTGGAAGCGGCGCGGCTGGGCTTCAAGCGTGCTTTGATGGCGAAGTCGATCGGCATTCATGCGCCAAAGAACGCAAGGCTCGAGTTGGTTCAGGTGAAGAACGTGGATCAGGCAATCGAGCAGCTCGGATGA
- a CDS encoding acyl-CoA thioesterase: protein MTQPSASGSSTVLVRYCECDPMGVAHHASYIPWLEIGRTDLLRETGISYKTLEERGVFLVIVKLEVKYRRPVLYDDTVEIRTKWVGGSRIKIEHEYEVVVVRRESAKESLPLTAAVGATTLACVNHEGRPMELPDWLVTRT, encoded by the coding sequence ATGACTCAACCCTCCGCTTCCGGTTCTTCAACCGTCCTTGTCCGGTACTGCGAGTGCGACCCCATGGGTGTCGCGCATCACGCCTCCTACATCCCGTGGCTCGAGATCGGACGCACCGACCTGCTCCGCGAGACAGGAATCTCGTACAAAACTCTCGAAGAACGCGGCGTCTTCCTCGTCATCGTGAAACTCGAGGTCAAATACCGGCGACCTGTGCTCTACGACGACACCGTTGAGATTCGCACGAAGTGGGTCGGCGGCAGCCGCATCAAGATCGAGCACGAATACGAAGTCGTTGTTGTCCGACGCGAGAGCGCCAAAGAATCTCTCCCGCTTACCGCGGCGGTCGGCGCGACGACTCTTGCGTGCGTCAATCACGAAGGCCGTCCGATGGAACTGCCCGACTGGCTCGTCACGCGAACTTAA
- a CDS encoding GTP cyclohydrolase I FolE2, whose protein sequence is MVDVQASRDQRNVAIDRVGVKEVVYPIRLREPDGGEQTTVANINMYVSLPHYKKGTHMSRFLEVLNDHTSEPLTPDRIPKLTRAICERLGAEDAHFEARFTYFIKKLAPVTGQPGLMNFKVSFECSANHVDDFVMGVSAPATSLCPCSKEISEYGAHNQRCEIEAKVRFNGNLWIEELVKHLEAAASSPVYAVLKRPDEKYVTEKAFENPKFVEDIVRDLAVSLNKDDRITWYQINSENFESIHSHNAYAQITRDKRKA, encoded by the coding sequence ATGGTCGATGTGCAGGCCTCGCGCGATCAGCGCAACGTCGCGATCGATCGAGTGGGCGTCAAGGAAGTCGTATATCCCATCCGCCTGCGCGAGCCCGACGGGGGAGAGCAGACGACGGTCGCAAATATCAACATGTATGTTTCGCTGCCCCACTACAAGAAGGGCACGCACATGAGCCGCTTTCTGGAGGTGCTCAACGACCACACCTCGGAGCCGCTCACGCCGGATCGCATCCCGAAGCTGACCCGCGCGATCTGTGAGCGGCTTGGCGCCGAGGACGCGCACTTCGAAGCTCGCTTCACGTACTTCATCAAGAAGCTTGCTCCGGTGACAGGGCAGCCGGGATTGATGAACTTCAAAGTGAGCTTCGAGTGCAGCGCCAACCACGTTGATGATTTCGTCATGGGTGTCTCGGCGCCGGCGACCAGCCTCTGCCCCTGCTCCAAGGAAATCTCCGAATACGGCGCGCACAACCAGAGGTGCGAGATCGAGGCGAAAGTGAGGTTCAACGGAAACCTCTGGATCGAAGAACTCGTGAAGCACCTCGAGGCCGCGGCGAGCAGCCCTGTCTACGCCGTGCTGAAACGCCCCGACGAGAAATATGTCACCGAAAAGGCATTCGAGAATCCCAAGTTTGTTGAGGACATCGTGCGCGATCTTGCGGTGAGTCTGAACAAGGACGATCGCATCACCTGGTACCAGATCAACTCCGAGAATTTCGAATCGATCCACAGCCACAACGCGTACGCACAGATCACTCGCGACAAGCGGAAAGCGTAA
- a CDS encoding ABC transporter permease gives MIFLLETIHLGLTNLRLHLLRSFLTALGIILGVAAVIAMVSLGEGSKRQALLQIEQLGAKNIILRSQRPAESQANQNRNSNNWISRYGLRRDDFEVIQSNFPDAESIVPLKEVGSKMSRGALSRTSQAFGTTPDLCDIANLHVARGRYLTEGDLRNNAMVCVVGSEVATQLFRFDDPIGDTLRIDSKAFTVVGVLAPIGLAGGAGSALVGRDLNLDVHIPITTARSVMGDMVFRGGGGSFQNSQVEISEIYVASPDRERVLPDSKRLKRIIDSRHADSADVSMIVPYELLENAKKSQLTWNLVLGFIAGISLLVGGIGIMNIMLATVTERTREIGIRRALGATRRAILYQFLVETSVLSTGGGLLGVALGIGSSWFIQWIAPRLPQMPVVGQYFSQSVSLPTYVTLGSVILAFGVAVAVGLIFGIYPARRAAAQDPIVALRHD, from the coding sequence GTGATTTTTCTTTTGGAGACTATTCACCTCGGCCTCACAAACCTGCGGCTGCACCTGCTCCGCTCGTTTTTGACCGCGCTGGGCATCATCCTGGGTGTCGCCGCGGTGATCGCGATGGTCTCGCTCGGCGAAGGCTCCAAACGCCAGGCTCTTCTGCAGATCGAGCAGCTCGGCGCGAAGAACATCATCCTCCGGTCGCAGCGCCCGGCGGAGAGCCAGGCGAACCAGAACCGAAACTCCAATAACTGGATCAGCCGCTACGGCCTGCGCCGCGACGATTTCGAGGTGATTCAGAGCAACTTCCCTGATGCCGAATCGATCGTTCCGCTCAAGGAAGTCGGCAGCAAGATGTCGAGAGGCGCGCTTTCCCGTACCAGCCAGGCCTTTGGCACGACCCCGGATCTCTGTGACATCGCGAATCTGCACGTCGCACGCGGCCGGTATCTGACCGAGGGAGACCTGAGAAACAACGCCATGGTTTGCGTTGTCGGGTCGGAAGTTGCCACCCAGCTTTTCCGCTTCGATGATCCGATCGGCGACACACTCCGCATCGATTCCAAGGCGTTCACCGTGGTCGGGGTGTTGGCTCCGATCGGTCTCGCCGGCGGCGCCGGTTCCGCCCTCGTCGGACGCGATCTCAATCTCGATGTCCATATTCCCATTACAACCGCGCGCTCGGTGATGGGTGACATGGTCTTCCGAGGCGGCGGCGGCTCGTTCCAGAACAGCCAGGTTGAGATCTCCGAAATCTATGTCGCCAGCCCCGATCGAGAGCGGGTCTTGCCTGATTCAAAGCGTCTGAAGCGCATTATCGATTCGCGCCACGCCGATTCTGCTGATGTCTCGATGATCGTGCCGTACGAACTTCTGGAGAACGCGAAGAAGAGCCAGCTGACCTGGAATCTGGTGCTCGGCTTCATCGCCGGAATCTCGCTGCTTGTCGGCGGCATCGGCATCATGAACATCATGCTCGCGACCGTGACCGAGCGCACCCGCGAGATCGGCATCCGCCGCGCGCTCGGCGCAACACGCCGGGCAATCCTGTATCAATTTCTTGTGGAGACGTCGGTGCTCTCCACCGGCGGCGGACTTCTCGGAGTCGCGCTCGGCATCGGAAGCAGCTGGTTCATCCAATGGATCGCGCCGCGCCTGCCCCAAATGCCGGTCGTGGGCCAGTATTTCAGTCAATCGGTCAGCCTGCCGACTTACGTCACCCTCGGCTCGGTGATCCTCGCATTCGGCGTCGCCGTCGCCGTCGGGCTGATCTTTGGGATCTATCCCGCCCGGCGTGCCGCCGCGCAAGACCCGATCGTCGCGCTGCGTCACGATTGA
- a CDS encoding zf-HC2 domain-containing protein has product MTTDSPMSCAQVDELLPEYSTGELDPSASRAIEEHTRTCEACAREIAGWTRAGGLVRRAATEEEPVRIASPMRRSAFPPFARPLALAASLALAFGLGIFAGRSGSTPAPQLAAETRESIASRYREVAAASPGSSSLGLALMSIARRN; this is encoded by the coding sequence ATGACAACCGACTCACCGATGTCGTGCGCCCAGGTCGATGAACTTCTGCCGGAATACTCCACCGGCGAGCTCGATCCATCCGCATCGCGCGCGATCGAAGAACACACCAGAACGTGCGAAGCGTGCGCGCGAGAGATCGCCGGTTGGACCCGCGCGGGCGGGCTGGTCCGCAGAGCGGCAACGGAAGAAGAGCCGGTTCGAATCGCCTCCCCTATGCGCCGATCTGCGTTTCCGCCCTTTGCCCGCCCGCTGGCGCTCGCCGCAAGTCTGGCGCTCGCGTTCGGACTTGGAATCTTCGCGGGGCGCTCCGGATCGACTCCGGCCCCGCAGTTGGCGGCGGAGACTCGCGAGTCGATCGCAAGCAGGTATCGAGAGGTCGCCGCGGCATCCCCCGGGTCGAGTTCACTGGGGCTCGCGCTTATGAGCATCGCCCGCAGAAACTGA
- a CDS encoding sigma-70 family RNA polymerase sigma factor — MSTPAPILRITSAPAVAEAPLPPARCAEKDRPLVLAWARAHGIRGDRCDDVAQEAFLRLVNSSAVFPCRAAQVAWLRRVTSNLCVDFLRLTRPLDLSSELAAPRSSASISPDERRALTTAIQALTEMQRLVLVAKAVEELTFAALADELGISIPTAKTHYRRAIEALRLRLHEFDLQEQSP, encoded by the coding sequence ATGTCTACTCCCGCACCCATTCTCAGGATCACCTCTGCCCCGGCAGTTGCCGAAGCGCCGCTGCCGCCGGCTCGGTGCGCCGAGAAGGATCGCCCGCTGGTGCTCGCGTGGGCGCGAGCCCACGGGATTCGCGGAGACCGCTGCGACGATGTGGCACAGGAAGCATTCTTAAGGCTCGTCAATTCTTCGGCTGTCTTTCCATGCCGCGCCGCTCAGGTAGCGTGGCTCCGGCGCGTGACTTCCAATCTCTGCGTCGATTTCCTGAGACTGACTCGGCCGCTCGATCTCTCCTCGGAGCTGGCGGCGCCGAGATCTTCCGCATCGATCAGCCCCGACGAACGACGCGCGCTGACAACCGCGATCCAAGCTCTCACCGAGATGCAGCGTTTGGTCCTGGTCGCCAAAGCGGTGGAAGAACTCACGTTTGCCGCGCTCGCGGACGAACTCGGCATCTCGATCCCGACCGCAAAGACGCACTACCGGCGCGCGATCGAGGCGCTGCGTCTTCGCCTGCACGAATTCGATCTTCAGGAGCAATCACCATGA
- the uvrA gene encoding excinuclease ABC subunit UvrA yields MPAPPPPPPPPPPSTSATEPDRAHPKSRRELSRVVEVKAASDNGLKRSSAYENRVIHVRGAREHNLKNIDVTIPRDKLVVITGLSGSGKSSLAFDTIFAEGQRKYMESLSAYARQFLEQLKKPDVDEVEGVPPTIAIEQRSASSNPRSTVATTTEIYDYLRLLFARCGTPHSWAPTKARKDGAVLERSGRVISAMGSSQIVDAIMARTGELSTKEKPARFMILAPIVRGKKGFHREVLEDLVKQGWARARINGKLLELRDVLKDPGENPLKLGRFEKHSIDAVIDRISFGAEARQRVAESVEAALRVAEGTAVVSIEDASGNWKDATYSTRFSDPDHPQVALEELEPRLFSFNSPQGACKVCSGLGTLLELDETLVMPNESKSLAEGAIEAYAKNMAVRAWFQRGLKKFCKAFGVDYNAPISTYSKDQRQMLFYGYAGDPASGKVSKLKIGSRGHWQGVIPELTEWWGKTKNPTVKEWLGQFISTKECEECRGDRLRLEALHVLLTSAHKADTAKAFSKTVIGRPKNDGTMLNIAEFSRLNILDALEYIGQIKLTREQQEIAEPILKEINNRLRFLTGVGLEYLSLDRKTATLSGGEAQRIRLATQVGSGLVGACYVLDEPTIGLHQRDNDRLIKTLRHLADIGNTVLVVEHDEDMIRAADHVLDVGPGPGVHGGRIVAQGTVKEICAAPQSLTGDYLSGRKHIPVPKARRKLDTKNTISVKGATHNNLKKIDVSVPTGGLVCVTGVSGSGKSTLVNDILLVSANNQLLGRRDKPGAHASFKWPKTLDRVIEVDQSPIGRTPRSNPATYVGIFDDIRKVFVATKEAKIRGYKPGRFSFNVRGDNGGGRCEACEGQGLKKIEMHFLPDVFVECEVCRGKRYNRETLEILYRGKSIADVLDMTIEQSLSFFENHPKILRFLKCLHDVGLDYITLGQPSTQLSGGEAQRIKLATELGKTFGALEQAEIIAAGSPSPDGKGLGKADSDAVSADSESDSDALEELANAKKGRGKKSKWAERFEAMRSRAANPYGKTLYVLDEPTTGLHFEDIRKLVHVFDRLAAAGHTLVVIEHNLDVIKCADWLIDLGPEGGAKGGSIVAQGTPEQVASVRESYTGQYLKGMLK; encoded by the coding sequence GTGCCCGCCCCACCCCCACCCCCGCCCCCGCCCCCACCCTCAACCAGTGCGACCGAGCCGGACCGCGCGCACCCCAAGTCGCGGCGAGAGCTCTCGCGCGTCGTCGAAGTCAAAGCCGCCAGCGACAACGGACTGAAGCGATCGAGCGCGTACGAGAACCGCGTCATCCACGTGCGCGGGGCACGCGAGCACAATCTCAAAAACATCGATGTCACGATTCCGCGCGACAAGCTTGTCGTGATCACGGGCCTCTCGGGCAGCGGCAAGAGCAGCCTCGCGTTCGACACCATCTTCGCCGAGGGACAGCGCAAGTACATGGAGTCGCTCTCCGCGTACGCGCGCCAGTTCCTCGAGCAGCTCAAGAAGCCGGACGTTGACGAGGTCGAAGGCGTCCCCCCCACCATCGCCATCGAGCAGCGGAGCGCGAGCAGCAACCCGCGATCGACGGTCGCCACAACGACCGAGATTTACGATTACCTCCGCCTCCTCTTCGCCCGGTGCGGCACGCCCCACTCCTGGGCCCCCACCAAAGCGCGCAAGGACGGAGCCGTGCTCGAGCGCTCGGGGCGCGTGATCAGTGCGATGGGAAGCAGCCAGATCGTGGACGCCATCATGGCGCGCACGGGCGAACTTTCCACCAAGGAAAAGCCGGCCCGATTCATGATCCTCGCGCCCATCGTGCGCGGCAAGAAGGGATTCCATCGCGAGGTGCTCGAAGACCTGGTGAAGCAGGGGTGGGCGCGGGCACGCATCAACGGGAAGCTGCTCGAACTCCGCGATGTGCTCAAGGACCCGGGCGAGAACCCGCTGAAGCTCGGGCGCTTCGAGAAGCACAGCATCGACGCGGTGATCGACCGCATCTCGTTCGGCGCCGAAGCACGTCAGCGCGTCGCGGAATCGGTCGAGGCGGCGCTCCGCGTCGCCGAGGGTACGGCCGTTGTCTCGATCGAGGATGCATCCGGCAATTGGAAAGACGCGACGTATTCGACGCGCTTTTCCGATCCCGATCACCCCCAAGTTGCGCTCGAAGAACTCGAGCCGCGCCTGTTCTCGTTCAACTCGCCGCAGGGTGCGTGCAAAGTCTGCTCGGGCCTGGGCACGCTGCTTGAGCTCGACGAAACGCTTGTGATGCCGAACGAATCGAAATCGCTTGCCGAGGGCGCGATCGAGGCGTACGCAAAGAACATGGCCGTGCGTGCCTGGTTCCAGCGCGGGCTGAAGAAGTTCTGCAAGGCGTTCGGAGTCGATTACAACGCGCCGATCTCGACCTATTCCAAGGATCAGCGCCAGATGCTGTTCTACGGATACGCGGGCGACCCGGCGAGCGGCAAAGTCTCGAAACTCAAGATCGGCAGCCGCGGCCACTGGCAGGGTGTCATCCCCGAGCTCACCGAATGGTGGGGAAAAACCAAGAACCCGACAGTCAAAGAGTGGCTCGGACAGTTCATCTCGACCAAAGAGTGCGAAGAGTGTCGCGGCGATCGGCTGCGTCTCGAAGCGCTGCACGTGCTGCTCACGAGCGCGCACAAAGCGGACACGGCAAAGGCTTTTTCCAAGACCGTGATCGGACGTCCGAAGAACGACGGGACGATGCTCAACATCGCGGAATTCTCGCGGCTCAACATCCTCGATGCGCTCGAATACATCGGTCAGATCAAACTCACCCGCGAGCAGCAGGAAATCGCCGAGCCGATCCTGAAAGAGATCAACAACCGCCTGCGCTTCCTGACCGGCGTCGGCCTCGAGTATCTCTCGCTTGATCGAAAAACCGCCACGCTTTCCGGCGGCGAGGCGCAGCGCATCCGGCTCGCGACCCAGGTCGGCAGCGGCCTCGTCGGCGCCTGCTACGTTCTCGACGAACCGACGATCGGTCTTCATCAGCGCGACAACGACCGGCTCATCAAGACGCTGCGCCACCTTGCGGACATCGGAAATACTGTGCTCGTCGTCGAACACGATGAAGACATGATCCGTGCCGCGGACCACGTGCTGGATGTCGGACCCGGGCCTGGCGTTCACGGGGGCAGAATCGTCGCTCAGGGAACCGTCAAGGAGATCTGTGCCGCGCCGCAGTCGCTCACGGGCGACTATCTCTCCGGGCGCAAGCACATCCCCGTCCCCAAAGCGCGGCGAAAACTCGACACCAAGAACACAATTTCCGTCAAAGGCGCCACGCACAACAACCTCAAGAAGATCGATGTCTCCGTGCCGACCGGCGGGCTGGTTTGCGTCACGGGCGTCAGCGGCAGCGGCAAGTCCACGCTCGTCAACGACATTCTTCTGGTTTCCGCAAACAACCAGTTACTCGGCCGGCGGGACAAGCCAGGCGCGCACGCATCGTTCAAATGGCCGAAGACCCTCGACCGAGTGATCGAGGTCGATCAATCGCCAATCGGCCGCACGCCGCGCTCGAACCCCGCGACGTACGTCGGCATCTTCGACGACATCCGCAAGGTTTTCGTCGCGACCAAGGAAGCCAAGATCCGCGGCTACAAACCCGGCCGCTTCTCGTTCAACGTGCGCGGCGACAACGGCGGCGGACGCTGCGAAGCGTGCGAAGGCCAGGGGCTCAAAAAGATCGAGATGCACTTCCTCCCGGACGTGTTCGTCGAGTGCGAGGTCTGCCGCGGCAAGCGCTACAACCGCGAGACGCTCGAGATCCTGTACCGGGGCAAGTCGATCGCGGACGTACTCGACATGACGATCGAGCAGTCGCTTTCGTTCTTCGAGAATCACCCCAAGATTCTCCGCTTCCTCAAGTGCCTGCACGACGTCGGCCTCGATTACATCACGCTCGGCCAGCCCAGCACCCAGTTGTCCGGAGGCGAAGCCCAGCGCATCAAGCTGGCGACCGAACTCGGAAAAACGTTTGGCGCGCTCGAACAGGCCGAGATCATCGCGGCCGGAAGCCCGTCCCCCGATGGAAAGGGTTTGGGGAAGGCTGACTCGGACGCCGTTTCCGCCGACTCCGAATCCGACTCCGACGCCCTCGAAGAACTGGCCAACGCCAAAAAAGGAAGAGGCAAAAAATCAAAGTGGGCGGAGCGTTTCGAGGCGATGCGTTCCCGTGCCGCGAACCCCTACGGCAAAACTCTCTACGTCCTCGACGAGCCCACCACCGGCCTGCACTTCGAAGACATCCGCAAGCTTGTACATGTCTTCGATCGGCTTGCCGCGGCGGGCCACACGCTGGTCGTCATCGAGCACAATCTCGACGTAATCAAGTGCGCCGATTGGCTCATCGATCTCGGCCCCGAGGGCGGCGCCAAAGGCGGATCGATCGTGGCTCAGGGGACGCCCGAACAGGTTGCGAGCGTGCGCGAGAGTTACACGGGTCAGTACCTCAAAGGCATGCTCAAATAG